From a single Centropristis striata isolate RG_2023a ecotype Rhode Island chromosome 14, C.striata_1.0, whole genome shotgun sequence genomic region:
- the LOC131984838 gene encoding gastrula zinc finger protein XlCGF57.1-like isoform X2, whose product MRQRELRPDSNPAPPQQGLSLHDVQKLLVVKEEFPSEQQEGSCSLDQEDPEPPHIKEEPEEPWTSQQGEQLQGLEEADIIKFTFTAVPVKSEEDEEKPQSSQLHQTQTEQMETEADGENCGEKRFSCSECGRRFGYKHVLQRHMLCHTGERPFSCSICKKKFSQSGSLKKHMSLHTGEKLFSCSVCEKTFTRNYGLKKHMRLHTGERPFSCLVCKKNYRQSGTLKSHMRLHTGEKDYFSCSVCKKTFTQSGALKKHMRLHTGERPFTCSVCGKGFTGSWDLKTHMRVHTGEKPFSCSVCGKGFSHRSARNVHTRLHTGERPFTCSFCGKGFNGSCDLKIHMRVHTGEKPFSCSVCSKRFACSSQVKRHKCAGHSSSKFHQAEENKEAEPPASSPREEMQTESDGEDCGRPEAARNSNPDEPETDEDTGDFPEPETDDSGDWK is encoded by the exons atgcggcaaagggagctcaggccggattcgaacccggctccgccgcagcaaggactcagcctacatg ATGTCCAGAAGCTGTTGGTGGTTAAAGAAGagtttccctctgagcagcaggaggggagctgcagtctggaccaggaggacccagagcccccacacattaaagaggaaccggaggaaccttggaccagtcagcagggagagcagcttcaggggctggaggaggctgatatcatcaagttcacattcactgctgtccctgtgaagagtgaagaagatgaagagaaacctcagtcctcacagcttcatcaaacacagactgaacagatggaaacagaagctgatggagagaacTGTGGTGAGAAACGATTTAGCTGCTCTGAATGTGGGAGAAGGTTTGGCTACAAGCACGTTCTGCAGAGACACATGCTTTGTCATACAGGAGAGAGgcctttcagctgctcaattTGTAAGAAAAAATTTTCACAGAGTGGATctttaaagaaacacatgagtctccacacaggagagaaacttttcagctgctcagtttgtgagaaaacttttacacggaATTATGgtttaaagaaacacatgagactccacactggagagagacctttcagctgcttaGTTTGTAAGAAAAATTATAGACAAAGTggaactttaaagtcacacatgagactccacacaggagagaaagattatttcagctgctcagtttgtaagaaaacttttacacagagtggggctttaaagaaacacatgagactccacacaggagagagacctttcacctGCTCAGTTTGTGGTAAAGGTTTCACTGGAAGTTGGGATCTGAAGACACACATGagagttcacacaggagagaaacctttcagctgctcagtgtgtggtaaaGGTTTCAGTCATCGTTCGGCTCGGAATGTACATAccagactccacacaggagagagacctttcacctgctcattttgtggtaaagGTTTCAATGGAAGTTGTGATCTGAAGATACACATGagagttcacacaggagagaaacctttcagttgCAGTGTTTGTAGCAAAAGATTTGCCTGTAGTTCACAGGTCAAAAGACATAAATGTGCTGGCCACTCGTCCTCAAAGTTTCATCAAGctgaggagaacaaagaggcagagcctccagccagcagccCACGTGAAGAGATGCAAACAGAatctgatggagaggactgtggaagACCAGAAGCAGCCAGGAACTCAAATCCAGATGAACCAGAAACTGATGAGGATACTGGAGATTTtcctgaacctgagactgatgacagtggtGATTGGAAGTAA